From Pseudanabaena sp. PCC 6802, one genomic window encodes:
- a CDS encoding ferritin-like domain-containing protein, translating to MKDLDLEKTIDKLNEIMEFELSGVVRYTHYSLMITGPNRIPIVTFFKAQANESLLHAQLVGEILTGLEGHPSLRITPLEETNTHSVKAILSESLYHERQAVRFYKELLEIVQDRSVYLEEFARSMIGKEELHNLELRKMLRDFGG from the coding sequence ATGAAAGACCTCGATCTCGAAAAAACAATTGACAAGCTCAATGAGATTATGGAGTTCGAGTTGTCGGGGGTAGTGCGCTACACGCATTATTCCTTGATGATTACTGGCCCTAATCGCATTCCCATCGTCACTTTTTTTAAAGCGCAGGCAAACGAGTCTTTACTCCATGCTCAGCTAGTTGGCGAAATTCTCACTGGTCTTGAGGGGCATCCCAGCCTCCGCATAACCCCTCTCGAAGAAACTAATACCCACTCTGTCAAGGCGATTTTGTCTGAGAGCTTATATCACGAGCGTCAGGCAGTACGTTTTTACAAAGAATTACTAGAAATCGTCCAGGATCGCAGTGTTTATCTCGAAGAGTTTGCCCGCAGCATGATCGGTAAAGAAGAGTTGCATAACCTGGAACTAAGGAAAATGCTCCGGGATTTTGGGGGCTGA
- the gltX gene encoding glutamate--tRNA ligase, translating to MTVRVRIAPSPTGNLHIGTARTALFNWLYARRHGGKFILRIEDTDRERSRDEYTQNILSGLAWLGIDFDEGPFYQTQRLEHYKEAVRALLDRGLAYFCYASAEELEQMRAEQKAKKQAPRYDNRHRNLTSEQQAAYVAEGRRPVVRFKIEEPREVTWHDMVRGEVTWNTRDLGGDMVIARTDDQGQVSLPLYNFAVVIDDIEMDITHVIRGEDHIANTAKQILLYEAMGASMPEFAHLPLILNKDGAKISKRDGATSVDEFRAMGYIPEAFNNYMVLLGWSKPDAQDIFTMQDAAPLFGFDRVNKAGARFDWDKLNWLNSQYLHDMPVEDLCDRLIPFWQQAGFNREVDFAAERGWLLELVTLIAPSLTRLTDAVEMTRFLFESELKFTDAAIAALQPEAVKPVITALLGQLKDTPVLTADAANSLIQTVTKLQNVKKGMVMKPLRCALTGDVRGPELIPSFLLLHQRGLAIPRLQQALSIT from the coding sequence ATGACGGTTCGCGTTCGCATTGCCCCTAGCCCCACTGGTAATCTCCATATCGGCACGGCTCGAACAGCCCTATTTAACTGGCTGTATGCCCGTCGTCATGGCGGAAAATTCATTTTGCGTATCGAGGATACAGATCGCGAGCGATCGCGGGATGAATACACGCAAAATATCCTGAGCGGCTTAGCCTGGTTAGGTATTGACTTTGATGAGGGACCTTTTTATCAAACCCAACGCCTGGAACATTACAAAGAGGCGGTTCGTGCATTGCTGGATCGGGGTTTAGCTTACTTCTGCTATGCCAGTGCCGAAGAGCTAGAACAAATGCGAGCGGAGCAGAAAGCCAAGAAACAGGCTCCCCGCTACGATAATCGCCATCGCAACTTGACCTCCGAACAGCAGGCAGCGTACGTGGCAGAAGGTCGCCGACCCGTAGTGCGCTTCAAGATCGAGGAGCCGCGTGAAGTGACATGGCATGACATGGTACGCGGTGAGGTGACGTGGAATACCCGCGATCTGGGCGGCGATATGGTCATTGCCAGAACTGACGACCAGGGACAGGTTTCTCTACCGCTGTATAACTTTGCGGTCGTGATCGACGATATCGAAATGGATATCACCCATGTGATTAGAGGTGAAGATCACATTGCCAATACTGCCAAACAAATCTTGCTATATGAAGCAATGGGCGCAAGTATGCCAGAGTTTGCCCATTTGCCTCTAATCCTGAATAAGGATGGAGCTAAGATTTCCAAGCGCGACGGTGCCACATCTGTAGATGAATTCCGTGCTATGGGATACATACCTGAAGCATTTAATAACTACATGGTTTTATTGGGTTGGTCTAAGCCTGATGCCCAGGATATCTTTACCATGCAGGATGCAGCCCCCTTATTCGGCTTCGATCGCGTCAACAAAGCGGGCGCGAGATTTGACTGGGATAAGCTCAACTGGCTTAACAGTCAATACCTGCACGATATGCCCGTGGAGGATTTGTGCGATCGCCTGATTCCCTTTTGGCAGCAGGCAGGTTTCAATCGCGAGGTTGACTTTGCGGCAGAACGCGGTTGGCTATTGGAACTGGTAACGCTAATTGCCCCCAGCTTAACTCGTCTCACCGATGCCGTGGAGATGACACGCTTTTTATTCGAGTCCGAACTTAAATTTACGGATGCCGCGATCGCGGCTTTGCAACCGGAAGCGGTGAAGCCAGTCATTACAGCGCTATTGGGGCAGCTTAAAGATACTCCCGTACTGACTGCTGATGCCGCAAATAGCCTGATTCAAACGGTGACCAAATTGCAAAATGTCAAAAAAGGTATGGTGATGAAGCCATTGCGCTGCGCGCTTACCGGCGACGTTCGCGGCCCAGAGTTAATTCCATCATTCCTGTTATTACACCAACGCGGTTTGGCGATACCGCGCCTACAGCAAGCCTTGTCAATAACGTAG
- the eno gene encoding phosphopyruvate hydratase: MSKFSAIESIKAQEILDSRGRPTIEAEVRLAGGAIGLAQVPSGASTGSFEAHELRDGEKSRYGGKGVLKAVRNVTEKILPELVGMDALNQEAIDRVMIHRDGSPNKSNLGANAILGVSLATAKAAAAAVGLPLYRYLGGPLANVLPVPLMNVLNGGAHADNNVDIQEFMIVPSGAPSFREALRYGAEVFTALQSVLHEKGLVTSVGDEGGFAPNLESNQAALELLVDAIAKAGYTPGKDISLALDVASNELFNNGNYTFDGKSHSASATIAYYEQAIAKYPIVSIEDGLQEEDWENWQTMTGKLTNTQLVGDDLFVTNKERLDRGIREGCANAILIKLNQIGSLTETLEAIATADRNSYRSVISHRSGETEDTTIADLAVATRAGQIKTGSLCRSERVAKYNRLLRIEAELGSQAVYAGAVGLGPTK, encoded by the coding sequence GTGAGTAAATTTAGTGCGATCGAGTCTATTAAGGCCCAGGAAATTCTCGATTCGAGGGGACGACCCACGATTGAAGCTGAGGTACGACTAGCTGGAGGTGCCATAGGCTTAGCCCAGGTTCCTAGTGGTGCTTCTACAGGTAGCTTTGAAGCCCATGAGTTGCGTGATGGCGAAAAGAGTCGCTACGGTGGCAAGGGCGTGCTAAAGGCGGTACGCAATGTCACGGAAAAGATTTTGCCAGAGCTGGTCGGTATGGACGCGCTCAACCAGGAAGCAATCGATCGCGTCATGATCCACCGCGATGGTTCGCCCAATAAATCCAATCTGGGCGCAAATGCCATTTTGGGCGTTTCTTTAGCTACAGCTAAAGCAGCAGCAGCAGCGGTGGGGTTACCCCTCTATCGCTATTTGGGCGGGCCGCTGGCTAACGTTCTACCAGTACCCTTGATGAACGTCCTGAATGGCGGTGCCCATGCCGATAACAATGTCGATATTCAGGAGTTTATGATCGTGCCCAGCGGTGCGCCTAGCTTTAGGGAAGCTCTGCGTTACGGGGCAGAGGTATTTACCGCCCTGCAATCCGTATTGCATGAAAAAGGACTGGTAACCAGCGTTGGTGATGAAGGTGGTTTTGCGCCGAACCTGGAATCCAATCAGGCAGCACTGGAATTATTGGTAGATGCGATCGCCAAGGCTGGCTATACACCGGGCAAAGATATCAGTTTGGCTCTGGATGTGGCATCAAACGAGTTATTTAACAACGGCAACTATACGTTTGATGGCAAGTCGCACTCTGCCTCTGCCACGATCGCCTATTACGAGCAGGCGATCGCCAAATACCCGATTGTATCGATCGAAGATGGCCTGCAAGAGGAAGACTGGGAAAATTGGCAAACCATGACCGGGAAGCTTACCAATACGCAGCTTGTCGGTGACGATCTATTCGTCACGAATAAGGAGCGTTTGGATCGAGGCATCCGTGAAGGCTGTGCCAATGCCATTCTGATTAAGCTCAATCAAATCGGCAGTCTTACGGAAACCCTAGAAGCGATCGCTACGGCGGACAGAAACAGCTATCGTTCTGTAATCAGCCATCGCTCTGGCGAAACTGAGGATACTACGATTGCAGATCTGGCTGTGGCGACGCGGGCAGGGCAAATCAAAACCGGATCGCTTTGCCGCAGCGAGCGCGTTGCTAAATACAATCGCTTGCTTCGCATTGAAGCGGAATTGGGCAGTCAGGCGGTTTATGCCGGTGCGGTTGGTCTAGGCCCGACTAAATAG
- a CDS encoding molybdenum cofactor guanylyltransferase has translation MPPPCLDCAPPDLCAIVLAGGRSSRMGQDKALIPINGIPLLQRTCDVAAACCDRAYVVTGRSQDYQHLPLARQCQFLSESNPEGPLVGFYVGLRQLDTQAVLTNCDWILLLACDLPNLQASELQRWASQLPQLSETVMAYLPKYSASGTNPSHKQWEPLCGFYRRDCLPSLKGFIADGGRSFQRWLDRIQVAEILNVNPLVLFNCNTPQDFSEL, from the coding sequence ATGCCTCCGCCTTGCTTAGATTGCGCTCCTCCTGACCTGTGCGCGATCGTGCTGGCGGGGGGGCGAAGTTCTCGTATGGGTCAAGATAAGGCTCTGATACCGATTAATGGCATTCCCTTACTGCAACGTACGTGCGATGTAGCAGCAGCCTGTTGCGATCGCGCGTACGTTGTTACAGGGCGATCGCAAGATTATCAACATCTGCCATTAGCACGGCAATGCCAATTTCTGAGCGAATCCAATCCAGAGGGGCCACTGGTTGGTTTTTACGTTGGTTTGCGCCAATTAGATACGCAAGCAGTCTTAACCAACTGCGATTGGATACTCTTACTTGCCTGCGATTTACCTAATCTACAAGCGAGCGAATTGCAAAGGTGGGCGAGTCAACTGCCCCAGCTATCAGAGACCGTAATGGCGTATCTTCCCAAATATTCTGCTTCTGGCACCAATCCATCCCATAAACAATGGGAACCGCTGTGTGGATTTTATCGTCGGGACTGTTTGCCTAGCCTCAAGGGATTTATCGCCGATGGTGGCAGGTCGTTTCAGCGATGGCTAGATCGCATTCAGGTTGCCGAAATTCTCAACGTAAATCCACTCGTACTATTTAACTGCAATACACCTCAAGATTTCTCAGAACTATAG
- a CDS encoding Uma2 family endonuclease produces MVAASDYSHRFTPAEYLEWEEKQELRYEYVYGEVYAMTGGTLNHSKIAVNFIALVSNYLRGKRCQVFNSDAKVEVFNLDLFLYPDLSVTCDDRDRSNTKFLSYPCLIVEVLSSSTEAYDRGNKFALYRRSASLKEYVLVSSEAIAVDIYRPNDRGKWELTAYEPGDVIELESINLKFAIEELFEDITFAS; encoded by the coding sequence ATGGTTGCTGCCTCTGACTATTCGCACAGATTTACACCCGCTGAATATTTGGAGTGGGAAGAGAAACAAGAACTGCGTTATGAGTACGTTTATGGTGAAGTCTACGCCATGACTGGCGGCACTCTCAACCATAGTAAAATCGCAGTTAATTTTATCGCTCTGGTTAGCAATTATTTGCGCGGCAAAAGATGTCAAGTATTTAATTCTGATGCTAAGGTAGAAGTGTTTAACCTGGATTTGTTTCTCTATCCCGATCTGAGCGTGACTTGCGACGATCGCGATCGCAGCAATACTAAATTCCTCAGTTACCCCTGCTTGATTGTGGAAGTTTTATCTTCTAGTACAGAAGCTTACGATCGAGGCAATAAATTTGCGCTGTATCGCCGTTCAGCTAGCTTAAAGGAGTACGTTTTAGTTAGTTCTGAAGCGATCGCAGTGGATATCTATCGACCGAACGATCGCGGCAAATGGGAATTAACAGCATACGAACCCGGTGATGTCATCGAGTTGGAGAGCATTAATCTGAAATTCGCGATCGAGGAACTATTTGAAGATATTACGTTTGCATCGTAA
- a CDS encoding M23 family metallopeptidase, protein MQKLSRSHLTLITMLCLSFGAVAPVSQVQAKDKSEVSPDIVVPSVEESAPATTTPSAPQVSEPAPAVDAIAPPEPQAPAQVEVQTTQEVKSSPVRSEPITVEVQSRTSKPDVAISTPKSSPERVDIIMESRNSGCRSVVSSTRNLQPDLCAPQIDRRDYQAIATHPSFVYESSSGFRTEVRQLTPREIKAMSRPSNGDKRMQFPLAIPAFISSSFGFRIHPITGQGRFHQGTDIAAAEGTPVLAAYSGRVEVAGWLGGYGYVVAIGHSDTHETRYAHLSEVLVKPGQYVKQGTVIGLVGSTGFSTGPHLHFELWERRKDDWVVVDPTDQLVLALDELNRYLAQLVKSTAKG, encoded by the coding sequence ATGCAAAAACTATCTCGATCGCATTTAACTCTAATAACCATGTTGTGCCTTTCCTTCGGCGCAGTTGCACCTGTTAGCCAGGTGCAAGCAAAGGATAAGTCGGAAGTTTCCCCCGATATTGTCGTACCCAGTGTGGAAGAGAGCGCGCCAGCCACCACTACGCCAAGCGCTCCTCAAGTATCCGAGCCTGCTCCTGCTGTGGATGCGATCGCTCCTCCAGAGCCGCAAGCACCAGCCCAGGTCGAAGTTCAGACTACTCAAGAAGTTAAGTCCAGCCCCGTACGCTCCGAACCCATCACAGTTGAGGTACAGTCTCGGACGAGTAAGCCAGACGTTGCTATATCTACGCCCAAATCCTCGCCAGAGCGCGTGGATATTATTATGGAAAGCCGTAATTCTGGTTGCCGATCTGTAGTTAGCAGTACCAGGAATTTGCAACCCGATCTGTGCGCGCCACAGATCGATCGCAGAGATTACCAAGCGATCGCCACTCACCCCAGTTTTGTCTACGAATCATCCTCGGGCTTTAGGACAGAGGTGCGGCAACTCACCCCCCGTGAAATTAAAGCCATGAGTCGGCCCAGTAATGGCGACAAGCGGATGCAGTTTCCGCTGGCGATTCCAGCTTTTATCAGCTCTTCGTTTGGGTTTCGCATCCACCCCATCACCGGACAAGGACGGTTTCACCAGGGTACAGATATCGCCGCTGCGGAAGGCACGCCCGTACTGGCTGCCTACAGCGGTAGGGTAGAAGTAGCAGGCTGGCTTGGCGGTTATGGCTATGTGGTAGCGATCGGTCACAGCGACACCCACGAAACCCGTTACGCTCATTTATCAGAAGTCCTGGTGAAGCCCGGTCAATACGTTAAACAGGGCACGGTAATCGGTTTAGTTGGCAGCACGGGGTTTTCCACTGGTCCCCACTTACACTTCGAGCTATGGGAAAGAAGAAAAGACGATTGGGTAGTCGTCGATCCTACCGACCAACTCGTTTTAGCTTTAGATGAACTGAATCGCTATCTTGCGCAGCTAGTTAAGTCAACCGCCAAGGGTTAA
- the gyrB gene encoding DNA topoisomerase (ATP-hydrolyzing) subunit B yields the protein MTETYTAEQIQVLEGIEHVRKRPGMYIGSTGPKGLHHLVFEVVDNSVDEALGGHCDLITVDLLEDGSVTVKDNGRGIPTDIHPKTGKSALETVMTVLGAGGKFGGESGYKVSGGLHGVGVSVVNALSEWVEVKVWRQNKVHEQRYERGVPVGDLKISKAEPGSRGTQVTFKPDPQIFQTDTTFDFMTLAGRLRELAYLNAGVKIQFSDRRSEEPRIEIYHYDGGIREYVTYMTHEKEPIHPDIIYVKGERDNVQVEVALQWCSDAFNDNILGFANNIRTVDGGTHLEGLKTVLTRTLNSTARKLKKLKENDSNLAGENVREGLTAVISVKVPEPEFEGQTKTKLGNTEVRGIVDSFVGEVLNEYLEFHPTVATSILDKAIQAFNAAEAARRARELVRRKSALESSTLPGKLADCSSRDPRESEIFIVEGDSAGGSAKQGRDRHFQAILPLRGKVLNIEKADDSKIYKNNEIQALITGLGMGIRGEEFSISQLRYHKIILLADADVDGAHIRTLLLTFFYRYQRELVDQGYIYIGCPPLYKVERGKNAQYCYSDRDLQALLATFPANANYNIQRFKGLGEMMPQQLWDTTMNPATRTLKQITIEDAAEADRIFTILMGDRVAPRREFIETYGPKLNLTDLDI from the coding sequence ATGACCGAGACCTACACCGCCGAGCAGATTCAGGTATTAGAGGGTATAGAGCACGTTCGCAAGCGCCCTGGTATGTACATCGGCTCTACAGGTCCCAAAGGCTTACACCATCTTGTCTTTGAAGTTGTCGATAACAGTGTTGACGAAGCTTTAGGGGGGCATTGCGATTTAATTACTGTCGATCTTTTAGAGGATGGCTCGGTAACAGTTAAGGATAACGGGCGGGGGATTCCTACTGATATTCACCCCAAAACTGGTAAGTCGGCTCTAGAAACTGTAATGACCGTATTGGGGGCGGGGGGCAAGTTCGGCGGCGAAAGCGGCTATAAGGTTTCGGGAGGCTTGCATGGCGTAGGGGTTTCTGTGGTTAATGCCCTATCAGAATGGGTGGAAGTTAAGGTCTGGCGGCAGAACAAGGTACACGAGCAGCGCTACGAACGGGGCGTACCCGTCGGCGACTTGAAAATTAGCAAAGCCGAGCCAGGCAGTCGGGGTACGCAAGTTACGTTTAAGCCAGATCCTCAGATTTTCCAAACCGATACCACTTTTGACTTTATGACGCTGGCCGGGCGCTTAAGGGAGTTAGCGTACTTAAATGCTGGGGTCAAAATTCAGTTTAGCGATCGCCGCAGTGAGGAACCAAGGATAGAAATCTATCACTACGATGGCGGCATCCGCGAGTACGTCACGTACATGACCCATGAAAAGGAACCGATTCACCCTGACATTATCTATGTCAAAGGGGAACGGGACAACGTGCAGGTAGAAGTAGCGCTGCAATGGTGTTCCGATGCTTTTAATGACAATATTCTGGGGTTTGCCAATAATATCCGCACGGTTGACGGCGGTACGCACCTGGAGGGCTTGAAAACGGTCCTGACGCGCACGCTCAACAGTACGGCGCGCAAGTTAAAGAAACTGAAAGAAAACGATTCCAACTTAGCGGGTGAAAACGTTCGCGAAGGTCTGACAGCCGTAATTTCTGTCAAAGTACCGGAGCCGGAGTTTGAAGGCCAAACTAAAACCAAGCTTGGGAATACGGAAGTACGCGGGATAGTAGATTCGTTTGTGGGCGAAGTTCTGAATGAATATCTCGAATTCCATCCCACTGTAGCAACTTCCATTCTCGACAAAGCAATCCAGGCTTTTAACGCCGCCGAAGCCGCTCGTCGCGCTCGCGAACTCGTCCGCCGCAAATCTGCATTGGAATCTTCCACCTTGCCCGGAAAGCTTGCTGACTGTAGCTCTCGCGACCCCCGCGAATCTGAAATCTTCATCGTTGAGGGCGATTCTGCAGGGGGTTCGGCAAAGCAAGGGCGCGATCGCCATTTCCAAGCGATTCTGCCTTTGCGCGGTAAAGTTCTCAATATTGAGAAAGCGGATGATAGCAAAATCTATAAGAATAACGAAATTCAAGCCCTGATTACGGGCTTGGGTATGGGCATTCGCGGCGAGGAGTTCAGTATCTCTCAACTGCGCTATCACAAAATTATTCTGCTGGCAGATGCGGACGTTGATGGGGCGCACATTCGCACGCTGCTGTTAACCTTCTTCTATCGCTATCAGCGCGAGCTTGTCGATCAAGGCTATATCTACATCGGTTGCCCTCCACTTTATAAAGTGGAACGCGGCAAGAACGCACAGTATTGCTACAGCGATCGCGACTTGCAAGCCCTGCTTGCCACTTTCCCCGCCAACGCCAACTACAATATCCAGCGCTTCAAAGGTTTGGGCGAAATGATGCCGCAGCAGCTTTGGGATACAACGATGAATCCCGCTACGCGCACCCTCAAGCAAATTACAATTGAAGATGCCGCCGAAGCCGATCGCATATTTACGATTTTGATGGGCGATCGCGTCGCACCGCGCCGCGAATTTATTGAAACCTACGGGCCTAAACTCAATCTCACAGATCTGGATATTTAG
- a CDS encoding DUF6883 domain-containing protein encodes MKLRDVVERLEIDPRKLTDYALNPDNPVGADKALMFLRRLGYTKSNFEMLLQQIQSQALNAEAILTQTDAHGQRYRVDLEITGVENQREVVRTGWIVEPDADFARLVTLFVKK; translated from the coding sequence GTGAAACTTAGAGATGTTGTTGAGCGTTTGGAGATCGATCCACGTAAACTCACAGACTATGCTTTGAATCCTGATAACCCGGTTGGGGCAGATAAAGCTTTGATGTTTCTTCGTCGTCTAGGATATACCAAGAGCAATTTTGAAATGCTCTTACAACAAATTCAATCTCAGGCTCTGAATGCTGAGGCAATTCTCACCCAAACGGATGCGCACGGACAGAGGTATCGGGTAGATCTGGAAATTACTGGTGTAGAAAACCAGCGAGAAGTTGTTCGCACAGGCTGGATTGTAGAACCTGATGCAGATTTTGCAAGATTGGTCACTTTGTTTGTAAAAAAGTAA
- a CDS encoding DUF4926 domain-containing protein has product MVKPKLFDVIELLRNLPETSLQAGYRGAIVDIYADGQYEVEFSNEAGETLALVTLFADQFIVVWRSATKTWVPIAEKIEALVAGLPEDIREEVFDFARFMYSRKSTVPHS; this is encoded by the coding sequence ATGGTAAAGCCCAAACTGTTTGATGTAATTGAGTTATTAAGAAATCTTCCTGAGACAAGCCTACAGGCAGGCTATCGGGGAGCGATCGTAGATATATATGCGGACGGACAGTATGAAGTAGAGTTCAGCAATGAAGCAGGTGAAACGCTAGCCCTTGTAACTTTATTTGCAGATCAGTTCATTGTAGTTTGGCGGTCAGCAACCAAAACTTGGGTGCCAATTGCAGAAAAAATCGAAGCTTTGGTGGCAGGTCTACCAGAAGATATTCGTGAAGAGGTTTTCGATTTTGCGCGGTTTATGTATAGTCGCAAATCAACTGTGCCCCATAGCTAG
- a CDS encoding Uma2 family endonuclease produces the protein MTLATKKKLTFEEYLAYDDGTDTRYELVNGELVAMPAESDLNQRIGMFLLTCFAQMGIPFYCLRMGLEIAVMGMRTMVRIPDLVVLSEDLAEALKGASRAIVLPDMPPPRLVVEVVSPGQESIDRDYRYKRSEYAARGIDEYWIVDPGQQIVTVLTLVSGLYEAQEFRGGDRLSSPTFPELALTAAQIIESGS, from the coding sequence ATGACTCTGGCGACAAAGAAGAAATTAACGTTTGAGGAATATCTAGCCTATGACGACGGTACGGATACGCGGTACGAGCTGGTGAATGGGGAGTTAGTTGCCATGCCTGCGGAAAGCGACTTGAATCAGCGGATTGGTATGTTCCTACTCACCTGCTTTGCACAAATGGGTATACCCTTTTACTGTTTGCGCATGGGGTTAGAGATCGCGGTAATGGGAATGCGGACAATGGTGCGAATTCCCGATCTAGTAGTTTTGTCTGAAGACCTGGCAGAAGCTTTAAAAGGAGCATCCCGCGCGATCGTGTTGCCAGATATGCCACCGCCGCGTTTAGTAGTCGAAGTGGTATCGCCAGGCCAGGAAAGTATAGACCGCGATTATCGCTATAAACGTTCCGAGTATGCCGCAAGGGGAATTGATGAGTATTGGATCGTCGATCCGGGGCAACAAATAGTAACGGTGCTGACATTGGTAAGCGGACTGTACGAAGCGCAGGAATTTCGAGGGGGCGATCGCTTGTCTTCGCCAACGTTTCCAGAGTTAGCGCTGACTGCCGCACAAATTATAGAATCGGGTAGTTGA
- a CDS encoding Uma2 family endonuclease: MTLATKKKLTFEEYLAYDDGTDTRYELVNGELVAMPPESRLNARIAMFLISVFLKFVPFRLLCCKDTEIEVNGRFAQTRLPDIMILSEELDEVLGDARSTITRDMPPPRLVVEVVSPGQESIDRDYRYKRSEYAARGIDEYWIVDPGQQMVTVLTLVSGLYEAQEFRGGDRLSSPTFPELELTAAQIIGAGG; encoded by the coding sequence ATGACTCTGGCGACAAAGAAGAAATTAACGTTTGAGGAATATCTAGCCTATGACGATGGTACGGATACGCGGTACGAGTTGGTGAATGGGGAGTTAGTTGCAATGCCACCGGAATCACGGCTGAATGCTCGGATTGCCATGTTTTTAATTTCTGTGTTCCTCAAATTCGTGCCATTTCGCCTGCTCTGCTGTAAAGATACGGAAATCGAAGTTAACGGTAGATTTGCCCAAACTCGTCTGCCCGATATCATGATTCTGTCGGAAGAATTGGATGAGGTTTTGGGAGATGCTCGCAGCACGATTACTCGCGATATGCCGCCGCCTCGCCTGGTTGTCGAAGTGGTATCGCCAGGACAGGAAAGCATAGATCGCGATTATCGCTATAAACGCTCTGAGTATGCCGCAAGGGGAATTGATGAGTATTGGATAGTCGATCCGGGGCAGCAAATGGTAACGGTGCTGACATTGGTAAGCGGACTATACGAAGCGCAGGAATTTCGAGGGGGCGATCGCTTGTCTTCGCCAACTTTTCCGGAGTTAGAGCTGACTGCCGCGCAAATTATAGGGGCGGGCGGTTGA
- the murB gene encoding UDP-N-acetylmuramate dehydrogenase, producing MIADSTPDTKIRASVSLANMTSFKVGGKAEWFLDPHSIDDLRDGLMWGSDRQLPLTFLGAGSNLLIGDRGLSGLVICLRHLRGIEFDDRTGRLTAAAGEPVARLATLAAARGWSGFEWAVGIPGTVGGLVVMNAGAQGGCAADVLLEAQMMSANGAAYALKPDALGFSYRTSVLQGGSSIVTGATLQLKPGFDPEKIKASTEEHLRARHATQPYHLPSCGSVFRNPYPKAAAWLIEQTGLKGYQIGNAQVAQLHANFIVNRGGATASDIARLIGYIQERVQEKWSLLLEPEVKFLGQF from the coding sequence ATGATTGCCGATTCCACCCCTGACACCAAGATTCGCGCCTCAGTTTCCTTAGCGAATATGACCTCGTTTAAAGTAGGCGGTAAGGCAGAGTGGTTTCTCGATCCTCATTCCATTGACGATCTGCGCGACGGCTTGATGTGGGGTAGCGATCGGCAATTACCGCTAACATTTCTCGGTGCGGGTAGCAATCTCTTGATCGGCGATCGGGGGTTGTCAGGGTTGGTAATTTGCCTGCGCCATCTGCGCGGCATCGAGTTTGACGATCGCACTGGGCGACTTACTGCTGCGGCTGGCGAACCTGTAGCGCGGCTGGCTACGCTAGCAGCCGCCAGGGGCTGGTCGGGATTTGAATGGGCAGTGGGCATTCCTGGCACGGTTGGCGGTCTGGTTGTGATGAATGCGGGCGCACAGGGAGGCTGTGCGGCGGATGTGCTGCTAGAAGCACAAATGATGTCAGCCAATGGCGCAGCCTATGCCCTTAAACCCGACGCATTAGGATTCAGCTACCGCACCTCAGTTTTGCAAGGTGGCAGCAGCATTGTTACAGGTGCAACTTTGCAATTAAAACCTGGTTTCGATCCGGAAAAGATCAAGGCATCGACGGAAGAGCATTTGAGAGCCAGACATGCCACTCAGCCCTATCATTTGCCTAGCTGTGGTAGTGTATTTCGCAACCCTTATCCCAAGGCAGCGGCGTGGTTAATCGAACAAACGGGACTGAAGGGATATCAGATTGGTAACGCGCAAGTGGCGCAACTCCACGCTAACTTCATCGTCAATCGCGGTGGCGCGACCGCCAGCGATATTGCCCGCTTGATCGGTTATATCCAGGAGCGCGTCCAGGAGAAGTGGTCGCTGCTCCTCGAACCCGAAGTTAAGTTTCTGGGACAGTTTTAA